One window from the genome of Pseudonocardia hierapolitana encodes:
- a CDS encoding L-aspartate oxidase — MTPRWEADADLVVVGSGVGGLTAALDAAELGLRVVVVTKDAADAGSTRYAQGGVAVVLGDVPGDSVEAHVADTLAAGAGLSEVAAVTEILADGPAAVARLRARGALFDPGADGRLARTREGGHSAFRVVHAGGDATGAEVERALVAAVTDRRLPLLAGHVAVDALRDERGAVTGLAVLDDTGRPGVLRAPAVLLASGGYGQLYASTTNPATATGDGLALALRAGATAADLEFVQFHPTVLYTGPAVGRRPLVTEAVRGEGAVLLDRAGRRFMADVHPLADLAPRDVVAAAITRTLAATGADCVHLDATALPDFARRFPTVNAACRAAGIDPVREPIPVTPAAHYACGGVVTDLHGRTSVPGLYAAGEVARTGLHGANRLASNSLLEGLVVGARAARAVAADRQGLRPAAGGCLVASPAVPLAPREVVQQAMTSAAGIGRDAAGLAAASDRVEAATAVGVPVDRAGVEDAALTLLAQAVLAAAGTRTESRGCHVRTDFPDRDDRWQRASLELALDADGRPVVQAGTAVAA; from the coding sequence ATGACCCCCCGGTGGGAGGCCGATGCGGACCTCGTGGTCGTCGGGTCCGGGGTCGGCGGGCTCACCGCCGCGCTGGACGCGGCCGAGCTCGGCCTGCGCGTCGTCGTGGTGACCAAGGACGCCGCCGACGCCGGCTCCACCCGCTACGCGCAGGGCGGCGTCGCCGTCGTGCTCGGGGACGTGCCGGGGGACAGCGTCGAGGCGCACGTCGCCGACACGCTCGCCGCCGGCGCGGGCCTGTCCGAGGTCGCCGCCGTCACGGAGATCCTCGCCGACGGCCCGGCCGCGGTCGCCCGGCTGCGGGCGCGGGGCGCGCTGTTCGATCCCGGCGCCGACGGCCGCCTGGCGCGCACCCGCGAGGGCGGGCACTCGGCGTTCCGCGTGGTGCACGCCGGAGGCGACGCCACGGGCGCCGAGGTGGAGCGCGCGCTGGTGGCAGCCGTGACCGACCGGCGGCTCCCGCTGCTCGCCGGGCACGTCGCCGTCGACGCGCTGCGCGACGAGCGCGGCGCGGTCACGGGGCTCGCGGTGCTCGACGACACCGGCCGGCCCGGCGTGCTGCGCGCGCCCGCGGTGCTGCTGGCCAGCGGTGGCTACGGCCAGCTCTATGCGAGCACCACGAACCCGGCCACGGCCACCGGCGACGGTCTGGCGCTCGCGCTGCGCGCCGGCGCCACGGCGGCCGACCTGGAGTTCGTGCAGTTCCACCCCACCGTTCTCTACACCGGGCCCGCGGTGGGCAGGCGGCCGCTCGTCACCGAGGCCGTGCGCGGCGAGGGAGCGGTGCTGCTCGACCGCGCGGGCCGGCGGTTCATGGCCGATGTGCACCCGCTCGCCGACCTCGCCCCGCGAGACGTCGTGGCCGCGGCGATCACCCGCACGCTCGCCGCAACGGGCGCCGACTGCGTACACCTGGACGCGACGGCCCTCCCGGACTTCGCCCGCCGGTTCCCGACCGTCAACGCGGCGTGCCGGGCCGCCGGGATCGACCCTGTGCGCGAGCCCATCCCCGTCACGCCGGCCGCCCACTACGCGTGCGGCGGCGTGGTCACCGACCTGCACGGCCGCACGTCCGTCCCCGGGCTCTACGCCGCGGGCGAGGTGGCCCGCACCGGCCTGCACGGCGCCAACCGGCTCGCGTCCAACTCGCTGCTGGAAGGGCTGGTCGTCGGGGCGAGGGCGGCGCGGGCGGTGGCGGCCGACCGGCAGGGCCTCCGGCCTGCCGCGGGCGGGTGCCTCGTGGCGTCGCCCGCGGTGCCGCTCGCGCCGCGCGAGGTCGTCCAGCAGGCGATGACGTCGGCGGCGGGAATCGGCCGCGACGCCGCAGGCCTCGCCGCGGCCTCCGACCGGGTGGAGGCCGCCACGGCCGTGGGCGTTCCCGTGGACCGGGCGGGTGTGGAGGACGCCGCGCTCACCCTCCTCGCGCAGGCCGTGCTCGCCGCTGCCGGCACCCGCACCGAGAGCCGCGGCTGCCACGTGCGCACCGACTTCCCCGACCGCGACGACCGGTGGCAGCGGGCGAGCCTCGAGCTCGCACTCGACGCCGACGGTCGGCCGGTGGTCCAGGCCGGGACGGCGGTGGCGGCATGA
- the nadA gene encoding quinolinate synthase NadA — MTASPTIAEPLLGGSLEPGWADEVRALARRRDAVLLAHNYQLPEIQDVADHTGDSLALSRIAAESDASTIVFCGVHFMAETAKILSPDKTVLIPDAAAGCSLADSITVEQLRAWKAEHPGAVVVSYVNTTAAVKSETDICCTSSNAVEVVASIPADKEVLFLPDQFLGAHVRRVLERENMHVWAGECHVHAGINGATLTAKAQANPDAELFVHPECGCATSALYLAGTGAVPADRVKILSTGGMLDAARSSQAKSVLVATEVGMLHQLRRAAPEIDFRAVNDRASCRYMKMITPEKLLRALREGRDEVHVDPVLAARGRAAVQRMIEIGRPGGGE, encoded by the coding sequence ATGACCGCAAGCCCGACGATCGCCGAGCCCCTGCTCGGCGGGTCGCTGGAACCCGGATGGGCCGACGAGGTGCGCGCACTGGCCCGCCGCCGCGACGCCGTGTTGCTGGCGCACAACTACCAGCTGCCCGAGATCCAGGACGTCGCCGACCACACCGGCGACTCCCTCGCGCTCTCGCGCATCGCCGCCGAGTCCGATGCGTCGACGATCGTGTTCTGCGGCGTGCACTTCATGGCCGAGACCGCGAAGATCCTCAGCCCGGACAAGACGGTGCTGATCCCCGACGCCGCCGCCGGCTGCTCGCTCGCCGACTCGATCACCGTCGAGCAGCTGCGGGCCTGGAAGGCCGAGCACCCGGGCGCGGTGGTCGTCTCCTACGTCAACACGACGGCCGCGGTGAAGTCCGAGACCGACATCTGCTGCACCTCGTCCAACGCGGTCGAGGTCGTGGCCTCGATCCCGGCCGACAAGGAGGTGCTGTTCCTGCCCGACCAGTTCCTCGGCGCACACGTCCGCCGCGTGCTGGAGCGGGAGAACATGCACGTCTGGGCGGGGGAGTGCCACGTGCACGCCGGCATCAACGGCGCGACCCTGACCGCGAAGGCGCAGGCTAACCCGGACGCCGAGCTCTTCGTCCACCCGGAGTGCGGCTGCGCGACCTCCGCGCTCTACCTCGCCGGGACCGGCGCGGTCCCCGCGGACCGGGTCAAGATCCTCTCCACGGGCGGGATGCTCGACGCTGCCCGCAGCTCGCAGGCGAAGTCGGTGCTGGTGGCAACCGAGGTCGGCATGCTGCACCAGCTGCGCCGGGCCGCGCCGGAGATCGACTTCCGCGCGGTCAACGACCGCGCGTCCTGCCGCTACATGAAGATGATCACGCCGGAGAAGCTGCTGCGCGCCCTGCGCGAGGGCCGCGACGAGGTGCACGTCGACCCCGTGCTCGCCGCCCGCGGCCGCGCCGCCGTGCAACGAATGATCGAGATCGGGCGGCCGGGGGGTGGCGAATGA
- a CDS encoding NUDIX hydrolase, which yields MTRPTEHEVLAAVLQIRDGCLQVLAWQRAREPDSGRWALPGGLLGDDEDVERSVRRQLAEKVDLREVTHVEQLGVFSRPDRVPDVRRVATAFLGLVPSDADPAVPPDTAWHPLAALPPTAFDHAVIVADARDRLRAKLSYTNLGFALAPREFTISALRDLYVAALGHPVSATNLQRVLTRRQVLEPTGEVAPPGPAGGRPAALFRFTERTLRVTDAFAVLRPPIASGEATRGVVP from the coding sequence ATGACGCGCCCGACCGAGCACGAGGTGCTCGCCGCGGTGCTGCAGATCCGGGACGGTTGCCTGCAGGTGCTCGCCTGGCAACGGGCCCGCGAGCCCGACTCCGGGCGGTGGGCCCTGCCCGGAGGGCTCCTCGGCGACGACGAGGACGTCGAGCGGTCGGTCCGCCGCCAGCTCGCGGAGAAGGTCGACCTGCGCGAGGTCACCCACGTCGAGCAGCTCGGAGTGTTCAGCCGACCGGACCGGGTGCCGGACGTCCGCCGGGTCGCCACCGCGTTCCTCGGGCTCGTGCCGTCCGACGCCGACCCGGCCGTGCCCCCGGACACCGCATGGCACCCGCTCGCCGCGCTCCCCCCGACCGCGTTCGACCACGCCGTGATCGTCGCCGACGCCCGCGACCGGCTGCGCGCGAAGCTGTCCTACACCAACCTCGGGTTCGCGCTCGCGCCCCGCGAGTTCACGATCTCCGCCCTGCGGGACCTGTACGTCGCCGCACTCGGGCACCCCGTGTCGGCCACCAACCTGCAGCGCGTCCTGACGCGGCGCCAGGTCCTCGAACCGACCGGCGAGGTCGCCCCGCCCGGGCCCGCAGGGGGACGGCCGGCGGCGCTCTTCCGCTTCACCGAGCGCACCCTGCGCGTGACCGACGCTTTCGCCGTGCTGCGACCACCCATCGCGTCGGGCGAAGCGACCCGCGGGGTCGTACCGTAA
- a CDS encoding LON peptidase substrate-binding domain-containing protein: MAETLPLFPLGTVLLPGATLPLHVFEPRYRQLTVDLVTGTVPDREFGVVAVREGWAPDDDGIAGLHTVGCTAVLRDVQRLPDGRFDLVTKGARRFQLLDVDTESKPYLMGSVEPLPDDPADDAAVGELTRILSTAARAAHRRYCTAAWRTGEWAEPEPDVEPGTLPHVLAADCLLPIGDRQRLLELTSPIERLRLVRVLLAREAGLLSELRAVPAPITTYAVDHSVN, encoded by the coding sequence GTGGCCGAGACGCTCCCGCTGTTCCCGCTGGGCACGGTGTTACTGCCCGGAGCCACGCTGCCACTGCACGTCTTCGAGCCGCGCTACCGGCAGCTCACCGTGGACCTCGTCACGGGCACGGTGCCCGACCGCGAGTTCGGCGTCGTCGCCGTCCGGGAGGGCTGGGCCCCCGACGACGACGGCATCGCAGGGCTGCACACCGTCGGCTGCACCGCGGTGCTGCGCGACGTCCAGCGACTGCCCGACGGCCGCTTCGACCTCGTCACCAAGGGCGCACGCCGGTTCCAGCTGCTCGACGTCGACACCGAGTCGAAGCCGTACCTGATGGGTTCGGTGGAGCCCCTCCCCGACGACCCCGCCGACGATGCCGCGGTCGGAGAGCTCACCCGCATCCTGTCCACCGCCGCCCGGGCCGCCCACCGCCGTTACTGCACCGCCGCCTGGCGGACCGGCGAATGGGCCGAACCGGAACCCGACGTCGAACCCGGCACGCTCCCGCACGTCCTCGCCGCGGACTGCCTGCTCCCCATCGGCGACCGCCAGCGCCTGCTGGAGCTGACCTCCCCGATCGAGCGGCTACGACTGGTGCGCGTGCTCCTGGCCCGGGAGGCCGGCCTGCTCTCCGAGCTCAGGGCGGTGCCTGCGCCGATCACCACCTACGCGGTGGACCACAGCGTCAACTGA
- a CDS encoding EamA family transporter produces the protein MDTSVQRPTGRFVGLWLALGAALAMGSAAVAMKALGTIGLPAVNVVQARLVVAAAALMAVAVLVRRGRVGVARRDWWLVGAYGVISLAANQLVFMMSLSRLSVGVALLLEYLAPVLVALWVRFVRREPVSGLVWVGIVGTLLGLAMVARLWAGVTLDGIGVVLGLLAAATMASRFVLADRGLRRHDPLVLAAWGTTVSAGALLLTGAIAPFPLDALARHVELNGTAVPAALLVAWVGLVGTAGGVLLAVAAQRLLPPTAASLVLTLEVVVGAGLAYLVIGEGLAAAQVLGGAVMLGGVAMAQVAIVRGPRKRSAYSVDAVVHRVGGDRRRHRPELGEQAGLPGQEHAHQS, from the coding sequence ATGGACACCAGCGTGCAGCGCCCGACCGGTCGGTTCGTGGGCTTGTGGTTGGCGCTCGGCGCCGCCCTGGCGATGGGGAGTGCGGCGGTCGCGATGAAGGCACTGGGAACCATCGGGCTGCCGGCCGTCAACGTGGTCCAGGCGCGGCTGGTGGTCGCCGCGGCGGCGCTGATGGCCGTGGCGGTGCTGGTGCGCCGGGGCCGGGTCGGCGTGGCGCGGCGGGACTGGTGGCTCGTCGGCGCCTACGGCGTGATCAGCCTCGCGGCCAACCAGCTGGTGTTCATGATGTCGCTGTCCCGGCTGTCGGTCGGGGTGGCGTTGCTGCTGGAGTACCTGGCCCCGGTGCTGGTGGCGCTCTGGGTGCGGTTCGTGCGACGGGAGCCGGTGTCGGGCCTGGTGTGGGTCGGCATCGTGGGCACGCTCCTGGGGCTCGCGATGGTCGCGCGGCTCTGGGCGGGGGTCACGCTGGACGGGATCGGAGTCGTGCTCGGGTTGCTCGCGGCGGCGACCATGGCGTCGCGGTTCGTGCTGGCCGATCGAGGGCTGCGCCGCCACGACCCGCTGGTGCTGGCGGCGTGGGGCACGACGGTGAGCGCGGGAGCCCTGCTCCTGACCGGAGCGATCGCGCCGTTCCCGCTGGACGCGCTCGCGCGGCACGTGGAGCTGAACGGCACCGCCGTGCCGGCGGCTCTGCTGGTGGCGTGGGTCGGGCTGGTCGGGACGGCCGGGGGCGTGCTGCTCGCGGTGGCCGCGCAGCGGCTGCTTCCGCCGACCGCGGCGAGCCTGGTGCTGACCCTCGAGGTCGTGGTGGGCGCCGGGTTGGCCTACCTGGTCATCGGGGAGGGGCTCGCGGCGGCTCAGGTACTGGGCGGCGCGGTGATGCTCGGCGGGGTGGCGATGGCGCAGGTCGCGATCGTTCGTGGGCCGCGGAAGCGATCGGCGTACTCAGTTGACGCTGTGGTCCACCGCGTAGGTGGTGATCGGCGCAGGCACCGCCCTGAGCTCGGAGAGCAGGCCGGCCTCCCGGGCCAGGAGCACGCGCACCAGTCGTAG
- a CDS encoding CGNR zinc finger domain-containing protein — translation MQFNPYGGTAAQLAVALVNAGPAATADAVDDVLTTYDYRPAHDVDPAQARELARWADRLRAVFAEPDVTGRVRLLNELLADVAAPPYISQHDGRAPHFHYAEHDAPLVHRIKAYTVGGLAHALCDDPGRIGRCDRPGCDTVFVDTSRNGRRRFCSTRCANQAHVADHRRRRRRG, via the coding sequence GTGCAGTTCAACCCTTACGGCGGGACGGCAGCACAGCTCGCGGTCGCCCTCGTCAACGCCGGACCCGCCGCCACCGCGGACGCCGTCGACGACGTCCTGACGACCTACGACTACCGGCCGGCCCACGACGTCGACCCCGCTCAGGCCCGCGAACTGGCCCGGTGGGCCGACCGGCTGCGCGCCGTGTTCGCCGAACCCGACGTGACCGGGCGCGTCCGGCTGCTCAACGAACTCCTCGCCGACGTCGCCGCCCCGCCCTACATCTCCCAGCACGACGGCCGGGCCCCGCACTTCCACTACGCCGAGCACGACGCACCTCTCGTGCACCGGATCAAGGCCTACACGGTGGGTGGCCTCGCCCACGCCCTCTGCGACGACCCCGGCCGCATCGGCCGGTGCGACCGGCCCGGCTGCGACACCGTCTTCGTCGACACCTCACGCAACGGCAGACGCCGCTTCTGCAGCACCCGCTGCGCGAACCAGGCCCACGTCGCCGACCACCGCAGGCGCCGCAGGCGGGGATGA
- a CDS encoding PIN domain-containing protein has protein sequence MYALIDTCVLIDLASVDLGDHRDSVLVVSAVSLGELAFGSDSGPDPEARQIRLRHVLDSYEILPFGVEEAKLYGVLVTLVRAAGRNSRPRRLDLQIAATAAAARVPFLTANPVDFLGADRLVDVVPVERSV, from the coding sequence GTGTACGCCCTGATCGACACCTGCGTCCTCATCGACCTGGCGAGCGTCGACTTGGGAGACCACCGGGACTCGGTCCTGGTCGTGAGCGCGGTCAGCCTCGGAGAGCTCGCGTTCGGCTCGGACTCCGGACCGGATCCAGAAGCTCGGCAGATCCGGCTGCGCCACGTGCTCGACAGCTACGAGATCCTCCCGTTCGGCGTCGAGGAGGCGAAGCTCTACGGCGTCCTCGTGACGCTCGTCCGGGCCGCCGGTCGCAACTCGCGGCCCCGTCGCCTCGACCTGCAGATCGCCGCGACCGCTGCGGCGGCCCGCGTGCCATTTCTCACCGCGAATCCGGTCGACTTCCTCGGCGCCGACCGGCTCGTCGACGTCGTGCCGGTGGAACGCTCCGTCTGA
- a CDS encoding type II toxin-antitoxin system Phd/YefM family antitoxin yields MPETIAQRQLRNDSGEIMRRVEAGESFVITRNGKPVADLVPHADNARRRRYTGRELQEMARRLPPIDVEQWRRDREADDLIFGDDRLDY; encoded by the coding sequence ATGCCAGAGACCATAGCCCAGCGGCAGCTGCGCAACGACAGCGGCGAGATCATGCGGCGCGTGGAAGCGGGGGAGAGCTTCGTCATCACCCGCAACGGCAAGCCTGTCGCCGACCTGGTGCCCCATGCCGACAATGCGCGAAGGCGGCGGTATACGGGTCGGGAGCTGCAGGAGATGGCTCGCCGGCTGCCACCGATCGACGTGGAGCAGTGGCGCCGCGACCGCGAGGCGGACGATCTGATCTTCGGCGACGACCGCCTCGACTACTGA
- a CDS encoding GNAT family N-acetyltransferase has translation MMSSPAAEPSWALVWEDDITPSGHARLADLLALAFPRSTAFVGARSWSSGRPELRLVARRDARAVAHLGILRRFLRVPERDASVLVGDVGLVAVAPGEQGSGLGRELLRRGDTALRGLDVPFGYLTCGDHVAPFYERCGWVRVSGGTRMIRADGRVQVYGGVSMVREVHASLAAWPDGCLVDRNGLEI, from the coding sequence ATGATGAGCTCACCAGCCGCTGAGCCCTCGTGGGCGCTGGTCTGGGAGGACGACATCACGCCTTCCGGCCATGCCCGGCTCGCCGACCTGCTGGCACTGGCCTTCCCCCGCTCCACGGCCTTCGTGGGAGCGCGCAGCTGGTCGAGCGGTCGCCCGGAGCTGCGGCTGGTCGCCCGGCGCGACGCCCGCGCGGTGGCGCACCTCGGGATCCTGCGCCGGTTCCTGCGCGTGCCGGAGCGCGACGCATCGGTGCTCGTGGGGGACGTCGGGCTGGTCGCCGTCGCGCCGGGGGAGCAGGGCTCGGGCCTCGGCCGTGAGCTGCTGCGTCGCGGCGACACCGCGCTCCGCGGTCTCGACGTGCCGTTCGGCTACCTCACCTGCGGGGACCACGTCGCGCCGTTCTACGAGCGCTGCGGGTGGGTTCGGGTCTCCGGGGGGACGCGGATGATTCGCGCCGACGGCCGGGTGCAGGTGTACGGCGGGGTGTCGATGGTGCGGGAGGTGCACGCGTCCCTGGCCGCGTGGCCGGACGGGTGCCTGGTGGACCGCAACGGGCTGGAGATCTGA
- the bioB gene encoding biotin synthase BioB: protein MTTTQFAILDTARSQVLEKGVGLDEAQVLDVLRLPDEALEPLLELAHEVRMRWCGPEVEVEGIISLKTGGCPEDCHFCSQSGLFDSPVRSAWLDVPSLVEAAKQTAKTGATEFCIVAAVRGPNERLMAQVAAGIAAIKDEVDINIACSLGMLTPEQVEQLAAMGVHRYNHNLETARSHFPNVVTTHTWEERWETLRMVREAGMEVCCGGILGMGETLEQRAEFAGQLAALTPDEVPLNFLNPRPGTPFGDLEPLDAPDALRAVAAFRLALPRTVLRFAGGREITLGDLGARQGLLGGINAVIVGNYLTTLGRPAEADIDLLGELQMPIKALNETI, encoded by the coding sequence GTGACGACGACGCAGTTCGCCATCCTCGACACCGCCCGGTCCCAGGTCCTCGAGAAGGGGGTCGGCCTGGACGAGGCGCAGGTGCTCGACGTCCTGCGGCTGCCCGACGAGGCGCTCGAACCGCTGCTGGAGCTGGCGCACGAGGTGCGGATGCGCTGGTGCGGGCCGGAGGTCGAGGTCGAGGGGATCATCTCGCTGAAGACCGGTGGATGTCCGGAGGACTGCCACTTCTGCTCGCAGTCGGGCCTGTTCGACTCGCCGGTGCGCTCGGCCTGGCTGGACGTGCCGTCGCTCGTGGAGGCGGCGAAGCAGACGGCGAAGACGGGGGCGACGGAGTTCTGCATCGTCGCCGCCGTGCGCGGGCCCAACGAGCGGCTGATGGCGCAGGTCGCCGCCGGCATCGCGGCGATCAAGGACGAGGTGGACATCAACATCGCGTGTTCGCTGGGCATGCTCACCCCGGAGCAGGTCGAGCAGCTGGCCGCGATGGGCGTGCACCGCTACAACCACAACCTCGAGACCGCCCGCTCGCACTTCCCGAACGTGGTCACCACGCACACGTGGGAGGAGCGGTGGGAGACACTTCGGATGGTGCGCGAGGCGGGGATGGAGGTGTGCTGCGGCGGGATCCTCGGGATGGGGGAGACGCTCGAGCAGCGGGCCGAGTTCGCCGGGCAGCTGGCCGCGCTCACGCCGGACGAGGTGCCGCTGAACTTCCTCAACCCGCGCCCGGGCACGCCGTTCGGCGACCTGGAGCCGCTGGATGCGCCGGACGCGCTGCGCGCCGTCGCCGCGTTCCGGTTGGCGCTGCCGCGCACGGTGCTGCGGTTCGCGGGTGGGCGGGAGATCACCCTCGGCGACCTGGGCGCGCGGCAGGGCCTGCTGGGCGGGATCAACGCGGTGATCGTCGGCAACTACCTGACCACGCTCGGGCGCCCGGCGGAGGCCGACATCGATCTGCTGGGCGAGCTCCAGATGCCGATCAAGGCGCTGAACGAGACGATCTGA
- the bioD gene encoding dethiobiotin synthase — protein sequence MILVVTGTGTDVGKTIVTAAVAAVAAARGQRVAVLKPAQTGVADGEPGDVATVQRLVPGTTGRELARYPDPLAPATAARCAGLEPVTPQAAADAAVALAADHDLVLVEGAGGLLVRMTDDATLADVAALLAAPVLVVAAAGLGTLNATELTVEALRRRGLTCPGIVVGAWPAEPDLAARCNLGDLPATSGAPLLGALPDGAGALDPGRFAAVARHSLAPELGGGWQTPDA from the coding sequence GTGATCCTGGTCGTCACCGGCACCGGCACCGATGTCGGCAAGACGATCGTCACCGCGGCCGTCGCGGCAGTCGCAGCCGCTCGGGGACAGCGGGTGGCCGTGCTCAAGCCCGCGCAGACCGGTGTGGCGGACGGCGAGCCGGGGGACGTCGCCACCGTCCAGCGGCTCGTGCCCGGAACCACCGGCCGCGAGCTCGCCCGCTACCCCGACCCGCTCGCTCCCGCCACCGCTGCCCGGTGCGCCGGGCTTGAGCCGGTCACGCCGCAGGCCGCGGCCGACGCGGCCGTCGCGCTCGCCGCGGACCACGACCTGGTGCTCGTCGAGGGGGCGGGAGGGCTGCTGGTGCGGATGACCGACGACGCCACCCTCGCCGACGTCGCCGCGCTCCTCGCGGCCCCGGTGCTGGTGGTCGCCGCTGCCGGGCTGGGGACGCTGAACGCCACGGAGCTCACCGTCGAGGCGCTGCGGCGCCGCGGGCTGACCTGCCCGGGGATCGTGGTCGGGGCCTGGCCGGCCGAGCCGGACCTCGCCGCCCGCTGCAACCTCGGCGACCTGCCCGCCACCAGCGGCGCCCCGCTGCTCGGCGCGCTCCCCGACGGTGCCGGCGCGCTGGACCCCGGGCGATTCGCGGCCGTCGCGCGTCACAGTCTGGCGCCCGAACTGGGTGGCGGATGGCAGACTCCCGACGCGTGA
- a CDS encoding 8-amino-7-oxononanoate synthase, with protein MTSPEPAHPLAWLEPHAARRRAAGLRRALRPRTPREPMLDLAGNDYLGLATDPRVVEGAVRAARTWGAGSTGSRLVTGTTTLHTELEAELADFCGAESALVFSSGYAANLGVLTALAGPDALVVSDAANHASLIDGCRLSRARVAVVPHDDPEAVDAALAARTESRALVVTESVNSVDGGLAPLSQLHAVCRRRGALLVVDEAHGLGVVGAGGRGLLADAGLAGADDVVATMTLSKALGAQGGAVLGPAAVTAHLVDSARSFIFDTGLAPAAVGAARAALAVLRAEPERPGAVLRVAAALAAAAGVPAPPSAVVAVVLGAPDVAVAAARRCAERGLRVGCFRPPSVPEGTSRLRLTARATVTDAELAHVRTALADVLALVDA; from the coding sequence GTGACGTCCCCCGAACCCGCGCACCCCCTCGCCTGGCTCGAACCGCACGCCGCCCGCCGCCGCGCCGCCGGCCTGCGCCGGGCGCTGCGGCCCAGGACACCGCGCGAGCCGATGCTCGACCTCGCCGGCAACGACTACCTCGGTCTCGCCACCGACCCGCGGGTCGTCGAGGGCGCGGTGCGGGCGGCGCGGACCTGGGGGGCGGGCTCCACCGGGTCCCGGCTGGTCACCGGCACCACCACCCTGCACACCGAGCTGGAGGCCGAGCTCGCCGACTTCTGCGGCGCGGAGTCCGCGCTCGTGTTCTCCTCCGGCTACGCCGCCAACCTCGGTGTGCTCACCGCGCTCGCCGGCCCGGACGCGCTCGTCGTGTCGGACGCGGCCAACCACGCCTCGCTCATCGACGGCTGCCGGCTCTCCCGGGCGCGCGTCGCCGTCGTCCCCCACGACGATCCCGAGGCCGTCGACGCCGCGCTGGCGGCGCGGACCGAGTCCCGGGCGCTGGTGGTCACCGAGAGCGTGAACAGCGTGGACGGCGGCCTCGCACCGCTGTCGCAGCTGCACGCGGTGTGCCGCAGGCGCGGCGCGCTGCTCGTCGTGGACGAGGCGCACGGGCTCGGCGTGGTGGGCGCGGGCGGGCGCGGCCTGCTCGCGGACGCCGGGCTGGCCGGGGCGGACGACGTCGTGGCGACGATGACCCTGTCCAAGGCGCTCGGCGCCCAGGGCGGCGCGGTGCTCGGACCGGCGGCGGTGACGGCGCACCTCGTGGACTCCGCCCGCTCGTTCATCTTCGACACCGGGCTCGCGCCGGCGGCCGTGGGCGCCGCGCGCGCCGCACTGGCCGTGCTCCGCGCCGAGCCGGAGCGGCCGGGCGCCGTGCTGCGGGTGGCCGCCGCGCTCGCGGCCGCCGCCGGGGTGCCCGCGCCGCCGTCCGCGGTGGTGGCGGTCGTGCTCGGCGCACCCGACGTCGCCGTGGCCGCGGCCCGCCGGTGCGCCGAACGGGGCCTGCGCGTCGGGTGCTTCCGGCCGCCGTCGGTGCCGGAAGGCACGAGCAGGCTGCGGCTCACCGCCCGCGCCACCGTGACCGACGCGGAGCTCGCGCACGTCCGCACGGCGCTCGCCGACGTCCTCGCGCTGGTGGACGCGTGA
- a CDS encoding HAD family hydrolase — translation MTAIRWATFDCFGTLVDWRHGIANGIDLLFPGQGTTLLEVYNGHEPAVQTEFPGMRYRDVMAEALRRTARDAQLDLREVDEGVLGDTIPYWPVFPEVAASLTELRAAGWRIALLTNCDQDIIGETQRRLGAPVDTVVTAEMVGSYKPNHNHFTRFEESFGATRDRWVHVAQSYFHDMEPAKALDVPRVWINRQADERDPSIADAVLPDLRGLTATVETVNGKARS, via the coding sequence ATGACTGCGATCCGCTGGGCGACGTTCGACTGTTTCGGCACCCTCGTGGACTGGCGGCACGGCATCGCGAACGGCATCGACCTGCTGTTCCCCGGGCAGGGCACGACGCTGCTGGAGGTCTACAACGGCCACGAGCCCGCGGTGCAGACCGAGTTCCCCGGCATGCGCTACCGCGACGTGATGGCCGAGGCGCTGCGGCGCACCGCCCGTGACGCCCAGCTCGACCTGCGCGAGGTCGACGAGGGCGTGCTCGGCGACACGATCCCGTACTGGCCGGTCTTCCCCGAGGTCGCGGCGAGCCTGACCGAGCTGCGTGCGGCGGGCTGGCGGATCGCGCTGCTCACCAACTGCGACCAGGACATCATCGGCGAGACGCAACGCCGGCTCGGCGCCCCGGTCGACACCGTCGTCACGGCCGAGATGGTCGGCTCGTACAAGCCGAACCACAACCACTTCACCCGCTTCGAGGAGTCCTTCGGCGCCACGCGGGACAGGTGGGTCCACGTGGCGCAGAGCTACTTCCACGACATGGAGCCCGCGAAGGCCCTCGACGTGCCGCGGGTGTGGATCAACCGCCAGGCCGACGAGCGCGACCCCTCGATCGCCGACGCCGTCCTGCCCGACCTCCGCGGACTCACCGCGACCGTCGAGACGGTGAACGGGAAAGCACGGTCGTGA